A single genomic interval of Zingiber officinale cultivar Zhangliang chromosome 4A, Zo_v1.1, whole genome shotgun sequence harbors:
- the LOC121972622 gene encoding BTB/POZ domain-containing protein At5g48800-like: MTWIFSDVAVDVTIYVDGQSFLLHKFPLVSRSGKIWKMVVESREPDLSRLELHEVPGGAEAFELAAKFCYGTNFEIMASNVAQLRCIAEYLEMTEQYQERNLIVRAEAFLNEVVFQSLEKSLEVLSSSNDLSPIVDEVGIVNRCIDAIVINASKEQLVSGLAHLECDSRSGKLMMHCQDWWVEDLSVLKIDLYRRVIAAMRRAGDYVYS; encoded by the exons ATGACTTG gatattcTCGGACGTTGCTGTGGATGTAACGATTTATGTGGATGGCCAATCGTTCCTATTGCACAAG TTCCCTCTGGTTTCACGAAGTGGAAAAATCTGGAAAATGGTAGTTGAATCCAGGGAGCCAGACCTTTCCAGATTAGAGCTTCATGAGGTACCTGGGGGAGCTGAAGCATTTGAACTCGCCGCTAAGTTCTGTTACGGGACTAACTTCGAGATCATGGCGAGTAATGTTGCCCAACTTCGTTGCATTGCCGAGTATCTGGAAATGACTGAACAATATCAAGAACGCAACCTAATCGTCAGAGCAGAGGCGTTCTTAAACGAGGTTGTGTTTCAAAGCCTCGAAAAGTCCCTGGAAGTTTTATCTTCATCTAATGATTTGTCTCCCATAGTCGACGAGGTCGGTATAGTGAATCGATGCATAGATGCAATCGTGATCAACGCTAGCAAGGAGCAATTGGTTTCTGGTTTAGCTCACTTAGAATGTGATAGCAGATCAGGAAAATTAATGATGCATTGTCAGGACTGGTGGGTGGAAGACCTTTCTGTGCTAAAAATTGATCTTTATCGACGAGTTATCGCTGCAATGAGGAGAGCTGGTGACTACGTATATTCTTGA